The following are encoded together in the Salmonella enterica subsp. enterica serovar Choleraesuis genome:
- a CDS encoding GntR family transcriptional regulator: protein MNQDITPGILALDPSAAEPFYRQIYERFRYAIAQGVLKPGQRIPSARALAKELGLARGTVDSAYSLLAAEGYIQPRGQAGTVVSADLKPVSLPVTPPARPRIAAPASFRPDSVLPFQMGLPALDAFPRKIWARLAARAARSMQFADMAHPDVLGLPALRTQIASYLQVSRGIACSPQQVFLTAGYRQSIELIRYALLQPGDQVWLENPGYPPSQQLLERMQIATVPVAVDSEGIDVAAGIAAAPYARAAVVTPAHQSPLCVSLSLPRRQALLEWAGRSNAWIIEDDYDGEYRYVGRPLPALKSLDRPGRVIYSGTFSKVLFPGIRLAYLVVPQPEVARFEEIASIFGCGFPALTQEIVAAFMAEGHFARHIVRMRKLYGERRERTAAGLEKVLGARMTIDAQPGGMHLILRLRQPISDRLLADKMRDSGLFADALSEWIKEGERPQALLLNFTNVESQLQAETLAGRILQLM, encoded by the coding sequence ATGAATCAGGATATTACTCCAGGGATCCTTGCGTTAGATCCCAGCGCGGCGGAGCCGTTTTATCGTCAGATTTATGAGCGATTTCGCTATGCTATCGCCCAGGGGGTTTTAAAGCCGGGGCAGCGTATCCCTTCGGCCAGGGCGTTAGCCAAAGAGCTGGGGCTGGCTCGTGGCACGGTCGATAGCGCCTATTCTCTTCTGGCTGCCGAAGGTTATATCCAGCCTCGCGGCCAGGCGGGTACCGTGGTATCGGCAGATCTTAAGCCGGTGTCACTGCCCGTTACCCCTCCCGCCCGTCCCCGCATAGCAGCTCCCGCCAGTTTTAGGCCCGATTCAGTATTACCTTTCCAAATGGGATTACCGGCGCTGGACGCGTTTCCGCGTAAAATCTGGGCGCGCCTTGCCGCCCGCGCCGCCCGCTCGATGCAGTTTGCCGATATGGCCCATCCGGACGTTTTAGGCTTGCCAGCTCTGCGCACCCAAATTGCGAGTTATCTTCAGGTATCACGCGGAATAGCCTGTTCCCCGCAGCAGGTTTTTCTTACCGCCGGTTATCGTCAGTCCATTGAGTTGATTCGCTATGCCCTGTTGCAGCCAGGCGACCAGGTCTGGCTGGAGAATCCGGGCTATCCGCCGAGTCAGCAGCTACTGGAGCGGATGCAGATAGCGACCGTTCCGGTTGCGGTTGATAGTGAAGGAATAGACGTTGCGGCAGGTATCGCTGCTGCGCCATATGCCCGCGCGGCGGTAGTCACCCCCGCCCATCAAAGCCCGCTGTGCGTTTCGTTGTCATTGCCCCGTCGCCAGGCCCTGCTGGAGTGGGCCGGGCGCAGTAACGCATGGATAATTGAAGACGATTATGATGGTGAATACCGCTATGTCGGGCGGCCGCTGCCCGCGCTGAAAAGTCTCGACCGGCCGGGTCGGGTTATCTACTCCGGCACCTTTAGTAAGGTACTGTTTCCCGGTATCCGGCTGGCTTATCTGGTGGTACCTCAGCCCGAAGTCGCCCGCTTTGAGGAGATAGCCTCTATTTTCGGCTGCGGATTTCCCGCTCTGACACAAGAGATCGTGGCGGCATTTATGGCTGAAGGTCATTTTGCTCGCCACATTGTGCGTATGCGTAAGCTATACGGAGAACGACGCGAGCGCACCGCCGCCGGGCTTGAAAAAGTGCTGGGCGCGCGTATGACGATAGATGCTCAGCCGGGCGGTATGCACCTGATATTAAGGCTGAGACAGCCGATATCTGACCGCCTGCTGGCAGACAAAATGCGGGATAGCGGGCTGTTTGCCGATGCCCTAAGCGAATGGATAAAGGAAGGGGAGCGGCCTCAGGCGTTGCTGCTAAACTTCACCAACGTCGAATCTCAGCTCCAGGCCGAAACCCTGGCAGGACGTATTTTACAGCTGATGTAG
- a CDS encoding alkyl hydroperoxide reductase AhpD: protein MSKRIDYSKVSPDIYKAFGGVYSAVLKGSLPKALIDLVYLRVSQINGCAFCIDMHSRDLLKSGLDVEKLVLIPVWHEAGNLFTPREQAALAWAEVVTRVADSGVPDADYQAASAEFSDVELADLTYAIGLMNAFNRFGVSFRATPAAAAKANA, encoded by the coding sequence ATGAGCAAACGTATCGACTACAGCAAAGTATCACCCGATATCTATAAGGCTTTTGGCGGCGTATACAGCGCGGTGCTGAAAGGCAGCCTGCCTAAGGCGCTGATTGATTTAGTCTACTTGCGAGTCTCTCAGATTAACGGCTGCGCTTTCTGCATCGATATGCACTCACGCGACCTGCTGAAATCGGGACTAGATGTAGAGAAACTGGTACTTATCCCGGTGTGGCATGAGGCCGGTAACCTGTTCACCCCGCGCGAACAGGCGGCACTGGCCTGGGCCGAGGTCGTGACTCGCGTTGCCGACAGTGGCGTGCCGGATGCTGATTATCAGGCGGCCAGCGCCGAGTTCTCAGACGTTGAGCTGGCAGATTTAACCTATGCTATCGGCCTGATGAATGCGTTTAACCGCTTTGGCGTCAGCTTCCGCGCCACGCCTGCGGCGGCGGCTAAAGCCAACGCTTAA
- a CDS encoding PTS ascorbate transporter subunit IIC, translating into MFIENLLSVVVDVLKVPSILVGLVALFGLVAQKKSFPDIIKGTVKTILGFLVLSGGASVLVGSLAPLGDIFKQAFDVQGIIPNNEAMVSIALAKYGAPTTLIMAFGMVANIIVARFTRLKYIYLSGHVTFYMACMVAIILSVAGFEGIELIYTGSLALGLMMAAFPALAQPYMRKIVGNDQVALAHTGTIGYVLSGWIGSVVGKGSKSTEEMNMPKNLSFLRDSTISISLTMMVIYFILSVSAGREYVESHFSQGQNYLVYSFIQAITFAAGVFIILQGVRLILAEIVPAFTGFSEKLVPNARPALDCPIVFPYAPNAVLVGFISSFIGGLVGLFILGQLNWVLILPGVVPHFFCGATAGVFGNATGGKRGAIIGAFAHGILITFLPVALLPVLGALGMSNTTFSDTDFGVAGILLGNMARFLNTGSIMMVITGIFALLVIYNFTAKKKPVPEECED; encoded by the coding sequence ATGTTTATTGAAAACCTTTTATCGGTGGTTGTCGACGTGCTGAAAGTGCCATCAATCCTGGTTGGATTGGTGGCATTGTTTGGCCTGGTCGCGCAAAAAAAATCATTCCCGGACATTATCAAAGGCACGGTTAAAACTATTCTGGGCTTTTTGGTCCTGTCTGGCGGTGCTTCGGTGCTGGTGGGCTCCCTGGCCCCGTTGGGTGATATCTTCAAACAGGCATTTGACGTTCAGGGGATTATCCCGAATAACGAAGCCATGGTCTCTATCGCCCTGGCGAAATATGGTGCGCCAACCACGCTAATTATGGCGTTTGGTATGGTGGCTAATATTATCGTTGCCCGCTTTACCCGCCTGAAATATATCTACCTGTCTGGCCACGTGACCTTTTATATGGCCTGTATGGTGGCGATTATTCTTTCGGTGGCCGGTTTTGAAGGTATCGAGCTTATTTACACCGGCTCCCTGGCGCTGGGGCTGATGATGGCGGCTTTCCCCGCTTTGGCTCAGCCGTATATGCGTAAAATCGTGGGTAACGACCAGGTGGCGCTGGCTCATACCGGCACCATCGGTTATGTGCTCTCCGGATGGATTGGTTCGGTGGTCGGTAAAGGCTCTAAGTCTACCGAAGAGATGAACATGCCAAAAAACCTGAGTTTTTTGCGCGACAGCACCATCTCTATTTCACTGACTATGATGGTTATCTACTTCATCCTGTCGGTATCTGCGGGGCGGGAATATGTAGAAAGCCACTTCAGTCAGGGCCAGAACTACCTGGTTTACTCCTTCATTCAGGCCATCACTTTTGCAGCTGGGGTATTTATTATTCTCCAGGGCGTGCGCCTGATTCTGGCGGAAATCGTACCGGCCTTTACCGGTTTCTCGGAAAAACTGGTGCCTAACGCCCGTCCGGCGCTGGACTGCCCAATCGTCTTCCCTTATGCGCCTAACGCGGTGCTGGTGGGCTTCATCTCCAGCTTTATCGGTGGCCTGGTGGGGCTGTTTATTCTTGGTCAGCTGAACTGGGTACTGATTCTGCCGGGCGTCGTTCCGCACTTTTTCTGCGGTGCGACGGCGGGGGTATTTGGCAATGCCACCGGTGGTAAACGCGGCGCTATCATCGGCGCATTCGCTCACGGCATTCTGATAACCTTCCTGCCTGTAGCGCTGTTGCCGGTACTGGGCGCACTGGGAATGAGTAACACAACCTTCTCAGACACCGACTTCGGGGTGGCGGGGATCCTGCTGGGTAACATGGCGCGGTTCCTGAATACCGGCAGTATTATGATGGTTATCACCGGTATCTTCGCGCTGCTGGTTATCTACAACTTTACGGCGAAGAAAAAGCCAGTGCCGGAAGAGTGTGAAGATTAA
- a CDS encoding PTS mannitol transporter subunit IIB, translating to MKIMAVCGSGLGSSFMMEMNIKKVLKKIEVEAEVEHSDLGSVTPDVADVFVMGKDIAYSANLPEQKVIIINNIIDIKEIEQKLREYFNKA from the coding sequence TGGTTCAGGTTTGGGCAGTAGCTTTATGATGGAAATGAACATCAAAAAAGTTCTGAAAAAAATCGAGGTAGAAGCAGAGGTAGAGCACTCTGACCTTGGTTCAGTAACGCCAGACGTTGCCGATGTATTTGTGATGGGTAAAGACATCGCTTACAGCGCCAACCTGCCGGAGCAAAAAGTTATCATTATTAATAACATCATCGACATTAAAGAGATCGAGCAAAAACTGCGCGAGTACTTTAATAAAGCGTAA